A genomic window from Silene latifolia isolate original U9 population chromosome 11, ASM4854445v1, whole genome shotgun sequence includes:
- the LOC141612241 gene encoding aspartate aminotransferase, chloroplastic: MASTILPTSSAASLTLQIPQQGRTKLSSCDSNAFLKGDKKNVSFKLQSFGRVSMVATVNVSCFEGVTMAPPDPILGVSEAFKADTDEKKLNLGVGAYRTEELNPYVLNVVKKAENLMLERGENKEYLPIEGLAAFNKATAELLFGAGNPVIKEQRVATVQSLSGTGSLRLAAGLIERYFPGAKVLISSPTWGNHKNIFNDARVPWSEYRYYDPKTVGLDFEGMIADIKAAPEGSFILLHGCAHNPTGIDPTPAQWEKIADVIQEKNHVPFFDVAYQGFASGSLDEDASSVRLFAARGMELLVAQSYSKNLGLYAERIGAINVVCSSADAATRVKSQLKRLARAMYSNPPIHGARIVANVVGDSEMFGEWKDEMEMMAGRIKSVRQKLYDSIVSKDKSGKDWSYILKQIGMFSFTGLNKAQSDNMTDKWHVYMTKDGRISLAGLSSAKCEYLADAIIDSYYNVS, translated from the exons ATGGCGTCTACAATTCTACCCACTTCATCAGCTGCCTCTCTAACTCTCCAAATTCCTCAACAG GGAAGGACTAAGTTGAGCAGCTGTGATTCTAATGCTTTTCTTAAGGGAGATAAGAAAAATGTATCTTTCAAATTACAG TCTTTTGGTCGGGTTAGTATGGTTGCCACCGTCAATGTCTCTTGTTTTGAGGGTGTTACAATGGCTCCTCCAGACCCTATTCTAGGTGTTTCTGAAGCATTTAAGGCTGACACGGATGAAAAGAAGCTCAATCTTGGGGTTGGAGCATACCGTACTGAAGAACTTAACCCTTATGTCCTCAATGTTGTTAAGAAG GCAGAGAATCTAATGCTGGAGAGAGGAGAAAACAAGGAG TATTTACCTATTGAAGGATTGGCTGCTTTTAATAAAGCGACAGCAGAGTTGTTATTTGGAGCTGGCAACCCTGTTATTAAGGAACAAAGA GTTGCAACTGTCCAAAGTCTTTCAGGAACTGGTTCCCTTCGCCTTGCAGCGGGACTCATTGAACGCTATTTTCCTGGAGCAAAAGTTTTGATATCATCTCCAACATGGG GGAATCACAAAAATATTTTCAACGACGCCAGAGTTCCATGGTCAGAGTACAGATACTATGATCCCAAAACAGTTGGGTTGGATTTTGAAGGGATGATAGCAGATATTAAG GCAGCTCCTGAAGGATCATTTATCTTGCTTCATGGTTGTGCACACAACCCAACTGGTATCGATCCAACTCCAGCACAATGGGAGAAAATTGCTGATGTCATTCAGGAGAAGAATCACGTTCCATTCTTTGATGTTGCCTATCAG GGTTTTGCCAGTGGTAGCCTTGATGAAGATGCATCCTCTGTAAGATTGTTTGCCGCACGTGGCATGGAGCTGCTTGTTGCTCAATCTTACAGTAAGAATCTAGGTCTCTATGCTGAAAGAATTGGCGCGATCAATGTTGTGTGCTCATCAGCAGATGCTGCTacgag AGTCAAGAGTCAACTGAAAAGACTTGCTCGAGCTATGTACTCAAACCCTCCCATTCACGGGGCAAGGATTGTTGCCAATGTTGTTGGCGATTCAGAAATGTTTGGTGAGTGGAAAGACGAGATGGAAATGATGGCTGGTAGGATCAAGAGTGTAAGACAAAAGCTATATGACAGCATAGTTTCGAAAGACAAGAGTGGGAAAGACTGGTCATACATCCTTAAACAGATTGGCATGTTCTCATTCACTGGCCTGAACAAGGCTCAG AGTGACAATATGACCGATAAATGGCATGTGTACATGACAAAGGATGGAAGAATATCGCTTGCTGGTTTATCTTCAGCCAAATGTGAGTACCTTGCCGATGCCATCATTGACTCGTACTATAATGTTAGTTGA
- the LOC141612242 gene encoding putative receptor-like protein kinase At1g80640 produces the protein MMNKFMFLCFVVFIQQQSLLLHFLFVDATEISPVSSPHFSPMIPPTMSEFSSGIQGGIKNRKMVTFHRFKVALIVACASVGVVVLSLFTMWIWHRKFSDKPRKNRPKNSDVVKGLALNQSNLIFNTLKMNAKSRGTVITMEYKLLESTTDNFDERNILGVGGFGIVYKAKLDSNCYVAVKKIDGGGQDAEKEFENEVELLSNIRHQNIITLLGYCFHGDSKLLVYELMENGCLEDQLHGAARGSALSWHMRMKIALDIARGLEFLHEHCNPPVIHRDLKSSNILLDSEFNAKVSDFGLAITDGPYGKNNIKLSGTLGYVAPEYLLHGKLTDKSDVYAFGVVLLELLLGRRPVEKSSPAQCQSIVTWAMPQLTDRLKLPNIVDPVIRDTMDTKHLYQVAAVAVLCVQPEPSYRPLITDVLHSLIPLVPVELGGTLRIHQSAPSTASSASNDLQAA, from the exons ATGATGAACAAGTTTATGtttctttgttttgttgtttttataCAACAACAAAGTTTGTTGTTACATTTCTTGTTTGTTGATGCTACAGAAATTTCTCCTGTTTCATCTCCTCATTTTAGTCCTATGATACCTCCAACAATGTCAGAATTTTCTTCAG GAATTCAGGGTGGTATAAAGAACAGAAAAATGGTTACATTTCACAGATTCAAAGTAGCCCTTATCGTCGCTTGTGCTTCAGTTGGTGTCGTCGTGCTTTCTTTATTTACTATGTGGATTTGGCATAGGAAGTTCTCGGATAAACCTCGAAAGAATCGTCCTAAGAACTCAG ATGTTGTTAAGGGGCTTGCGCTTAATCaatcaaatctcattttcaataCATTGAAAATGAATGCTAAATCTCGAGGAACTGTGATAACAATGGAGTATAAGCTACTAGAGTCTACAACCGACAATTTCGATGAAAGGAACATCCTTGGTGTTGGTGGATTTGGAATTGTGTACAAGGCTAAGCTTGATAGTAATTGTTATGTTGCTGTGAAGAAGATTGATGGCGGCGGTCAGGATGCTGAAAAAGAGTTTGAG AATGAAGTTGAGCTGTTGAGTAACATTCGGCATCAGAATATCATAACCCTCCTAGGTTATTGCTTCCATGGGGATTCCAAACTGCTTGTATACGAGCTTATGGAGAACGGCTGTCTAGAAGACCAACTGCACG GTGCTGCTCGAGGATCAGCTTTGAGTTGGCATATGCGGATGAAAATTGCTCTCGATATTGCACG GGGATTAGAGTTTCTACATGAGCATTGCAATCCGCCCGTCATTCATAGAGATCTGAAATCATCTAACATCCTTCTTGATTCCGAGTTTAATGCTAAG GTTTCGGATTTTGGTCTCGCTATCACGGACGGACCTTACGGCAAGAACAACATAAAGCTCTCAGGCACCTTAGGGTATGTAGCACCAGAGTACCTCTTACATG GTAAATTGACGGATAAAAGCGATGTGTATGCATTCGGAGTGGTACTATTGGAACTTCTACTTGGGAGAAGGCCTGTGGAAAAATCATCACCAGCTCAATGTCAATCGATTGTCACATGG GCTATGCCTCAACTAACAGACAGATTAAAGCTTCCAAACATCGTCGATCCCGTGATTCGAGACACCATGGACACTAAGCATTTGTACCAA GTTGCAGCTGTAGCTGTTTTATGTGTGCAACCAGAACCAAGTTATCGGCCCTTGATAACTGATGTTCTACACTCGCTAATCCCACTCGTCCCTGTGGAACTAGGCGGTACCCTCAGAATTCACCAAAGTGCACCATCCACAGCGTCATCAGCATCTAATGACCTGCAAGCGGCCTAG